From one Bacteroides fragilis NCTC 9343 genomic stretch:
- a CDS encoding DUF4932 domain-containing protein: MRKITLIMFTLLICAAQQVKAQTDSMLIRPTVDKRVELLSIIFRLTGNPEYNRNDFKLYTDRIESHFSPYKNHELISFARSLVKTDGVSYDAVMSMAINLDNQFNLPADYGSLDSRWNRNQVGPFIKLLKKFVKDSRFDAFYHSNENLYQEAVSRFMPIYKSIDTQWYNDFYGQKSNDRFHIILSMSNGPGNYGPSVTDKENVHNVFSVMGAWVTDSVGMVVYPPELILPILIHEFNHSFINFDPEMFRTSGEQIYAAVGEQMARQAYGQWSIVLTEAMVRAAVIKYMKDHNFPAVEITKETVIQKTRGFVWISKLVDELEKYSSDRTTYPTLNSYMPRLAEAYTGFAQYTANYDSIRPKVVSIDEFTNGDTTVRSDIKTITVHFDRPLVGRGHSFNYGHLGMEAMPKIINVNYANDNRTVIIGVELLPGKEYGITLLGLSFRTPEGDAIKPYEISFKTAE, translated from the coding sequence ATGAGAAAGATCACCCTCATCATGTTTACGCTGCTAATCTGTGCAGCGCAACAAGTAAAGGCACAAACTGACAGTATGCTCATCCGGCCGACAGTAGATAAAAGAGTCGAACTACTTAGCATTATTTTCCGTTTAACGGGTAATCCGGAGTATAACAGAAACGATTTCAAACTCTACACAGACCGCATCGAATCGCATTTTTCTCCCTATAAAAACCACGAACTTATATCATTCGCACGCTCGTTGGTCAAGACTGACGGTGTTTCATACGATGCAGTGATGAGTATGGCCATCAATCTCGATAACCAGTTCAATCTGCCCGCAGATTATGGTTCACTGGACTCTCGCTGGAATCGGAATCAAGTAGGCCCATTCATAAAACTGCTAAAGAAGTTTGTCAAAGACAGTCGTTTCGATGCCTTTTATCACTCGAACGAGAACTTATATCAAGAGGCTGTAAGTCGTTTTATGCCTATTTACAAAAGCATAGATACCCAATGGTATAATGATTTCTACGGGCAGAAGTCCAACGACCGGTTTCACATTATACTTTCAATGTCCAATGGCCCGGGAAATTACGGACCGAGTGTCACTGACAAGGAAAACGTACACAATGTCTTTTCAGTCATGGGAGCATGGGTTACCGATTCCGTAGGAATGGTTGTTTATCCGCCTGAATTAATCTTGCCGATCTTAATCCACGAATTCAACCATTCATTCATAAACTTCGACCCGGAAATGTTCCGCACAAGCGGAGAACAGATTTATGCTGCGGTTGGCGAACAGATGGCGCGCCAAGCCTATGGACAATGGTCTATTGTCCTTACCGAAGCAATGGTACGCGCGGCAGTCATAAAATACATGAAAGACCATAACTTCCCGGCTGTCGAAATCACCAAAGAAACCGTCATACAAAAAACACGTGGCTTTGTCTGGATAAGCAAGCTGGTCGATGAACTCGAGAAGTATTCCTCTGACCGCACGACATACCCGACCCTCAACAGCTATATGCCGCGGCTGGCAGAAGCTTATACAGGCTTTGCCCAATATACCGCAAACTATGATTCTATCCGTCCCAAAGTAGTTTCGATCGACGAATTTACCAACGGCGATACAACCGTTCGGAGCGACATCAAAACTATTACTGTCCACTTCGACCGTCCTTTGGTGGGCCGCGGACACTCTTTCAATTATGGTCACCTCGGAATGGAAGCAATGCCTAAAATTATAAATGTCAACTACGCCAATGACAACCGTACCGTGATTATCGGAGTAGAATTGTTACCCGGGAAAGAGTATGGAATCACTCTTTTAGGACTCTCTTTCCGCACTCCGGAAGGAGATGCCATAAAACCCTACGAAATTTCTTTCAAGACGGCAGAGTGA
- the ychF gene encoding redox-regulated ATPase YchF yields MALQCGIVGLPNVGKSTLFNCLSNAKAQAANFPFCTIEPNVGVITVPDERLNKLAELVHPNRIVPTTVEIVDIAGLVKGASKGEGLGNKFLANIRETDAIIHVLRCFDDDNVTHVDGSVNPVRDKEIIDYELQLKDLETIESRIQKVQKQAQTGGDKAAKQAYDVLVQFKDALEQGKSARTVTFETKDEQKIAKELFLLTSKPVMYVCNVDEASAVNGNKYVDMVREAVKDEDAEILVVAGKTEADIAELETYEDRQMFLAEIGLEESGVARLIKSAYKLLNLETYFTAGVQEVRAWTYEKGWKAPQCAGVIHTDFEKGFIRAEVIKYEDFLQYGSEAAVKEAGKLGVEGKEYVVQDGDIMHFRFNV; encoded by the coding sequence ATGGCATTGCAATGTGGTATTGTCGGACTTCCAAATGTAGGTAAGTCAACACTTTTTAATTGTCTGTCCAATGCGAAAGCACAGGCGGCAAACTTCCCTTTCTGTACAATCGAACCGAACGTAGGCGTAATTACCGTGCCCGACGAACGTTTAAATAAACTGGCTGAACTGGTACACCCCAACCGCATCGTCCCCACAACAGTAGAAATCGTAGATATCGCCGGACTTGTGAAAGGTGCCAGCAAAGGTGAAGGACTGGGAAACAAGTTCCTGGCCAATATTCGGGAAACCGATGCCATCATTCACGTACTCCGTTGCTTCGACGATGACAATGTAACCCATGTGGACGGAAGTGTAAATCCGGTTCGTGACAAGGAAATCATCGATTACGAATTACAATTAAAAGACCTGGAAACCATCGAGAGCCGTATCCAGAAAGTACAAAAACAAGCTCAGACCGGAGGAGATAAAGCCGCTAAACAAGCTTATGACGTACTTGTTCAATTCAAGGATGCGTTGGAACAGGGCAAATCGGCGCGTACGGTAACGTTCGAAACAAAAGACGAACAGAAAATAGCGAAAGAATTGTTCTTACTCACCAGTAAACCCGTAATGTATGTTTGCAATGTGGACGAAGCAAGTGCGGTAAATGGAAACAAATACGTAGACATGGTACGTGAGGCAGTAAAGGACGAAGACGCCGAAATCCTGGTGGTAGCCGGAAAAACAGAAGCTGACATCGCCGAACTGGAAACCTACGAAGACCGTCAGATGTTTCTTGCCGAAATCGGCCTGGAAGAATCGGGTGTGGCACGTCTCATTAAATCGGCCTACAAACTGTTGAACCTGGAGACTTATTTCACTGCCGGTGTACAGGAAGTACGTGCCTGGACCTACGAAAAAGGATGGAAAGCTCCACAATGTGCCGGAGTGATCCATACCGACTTTGAGAAAGGTTTTATCCGTGCCGAAGTTATCAAATACGAAGACTTCCTTCAATATGGCTCGGAGGCTGCTGTCAAAGAAGCCGGAAAATTGGGTGTTGAAGGAAAAGAATACGTAGTACAGGATGGAGATATCATGCATTTCCGTTTCAATGTATAA
- a CDS encoding ketopantoate reductase family protein → MESTNRLRYLIAGTGGVGGSIAGFLSLAGKDVTCIARGAHLQAIQQDGLKLKSDLKGEHALRINACTAEEYNGKADVIFVCVKGYSVDSITELIKRAAHDRTIVIPILNVYGTGPRIQRLVPGVTVLDGCIYIVGFVSGPGEITQMGTIFRLVYGAHRGILVPAGLMEAVQRDLQESGIKVEISSDINRDTFIKWSFISAMAVTGAYFDVPMGEVQKPGKVRDTFIGLSTESAALGKKLGIEFKEDIVTYNLKVIDKLAPESTASMQKDIARGHESEVQGLLFDMITAAEEQGIDVPTYREVAKKFIKQ, encoded by the coding sequence ATGGAAAGTACCAACAGACTTCGTTATCTTATCGCAGGAACCGGAGGCGTAGGCGGAAGTATAGCCGGCTTTCTGTCACTTGCCGGAAAAGACGTCACTTGCATTGCCCGTGGAGCACATCTGCAAGCAATACAACAAGACGGGCTCAAATTGAAATCAGATTTGAAAGGTGAACATGCTCTACGGATAAATGCCTGCACGGCAGAAGAATATAACGGAAAAGCTGATGTGATATTTGTATGTGTCAAAGGGTATTCCGTAGACTCTATCACAGAGCTTATCAAGCGGGCAGCCCACGACCGAACGATTGTAATTCCCATATTGAATGTATACGGCACAGGACCGCGCATCCAACGTCTCGTACCGGGAGTCACCGTACTGGACGGATGTATCTACATTGTAGGCTTTGTTTCCGGACCGGGCGAAATCACTCAGATGGGAACCATCTTTCGTCTGGTATATGGTGCACACCGGGGAATCCTTGTTCCGGCAGGGCTGATGGAGGCCGTACAGAGGGACTTGCAGGAAAGCGGCATCAAAGTAGAAATCTCTTCCGACATCAATCGGGATACCTTCATTAAATGGTCGTTTATTTCAGCCATGGCAGTCACCGGAGCTTATTTCGATGTCCCGATGGGAGAAGTTCAGAAACCCGGCAAAGTGCGCGATACTTTTATCGGACTCTCTACCGAGAGCGCTGCTCTGGGAAAGAAACTCGGAATTGAATTTAAAGAAGACATAGTCACATACAATCTGAAAGTAATTGATAAACTGGCTCCCGAAAGCACAGCATCCATGCAAAAAGATATAGCACGCGGACACGAATCAGAGGTACAAGGTCTGCTCTTTGACATGATAACAGCAGCCGAAGAGCAAGGTATCGATGTGCCTACTTATCGGGAAGTTGCTAAAAAATTCATCAAACAATAA
- the lgt gene encoding prolipoprotein diacylglyceryl transferase, producing MNNLLLSINWNPNPELFNLFGISIRYYGLLWAIGIFFAYIVVHYQYRDKKIDEKKFEPLFFYCFFGILIGARLGHCLFYDPGYYLNHFWEMILPVKFLPGGGWKFTGYEGLASHGGTLGLIISLWLYCRKTKMNYMDVVDMIAVATPITACFIRLANLMNSEIIGKVTDVSWAFVFERVDMQPRHPAQLYEAIAYFILFLVMMFLYKNYSKKLHRGFFFGLCLTAIFTFRFFVEFLKENQVDFENSMALNMGQWLSIPFVIIGIYFMFFYGKKKSVK from the coding sequence ATGAACAACCTTCTTTTATCTATCAACTGGAACCCAAATCCGGAATTATTTAATCTTTTCGGCATCTCAATCCGTTATTACGGACTATTGTGGGCTATCGGAATATTCTTTGCTTACATAGTGGTGCACTATCAATATCGTGATAAGAAGATAGACGAAAAGAAGTTCGAACCGCTTTTCTTTTACTGTTTTTTCGGCATCCTGATCGGGGCACGACTGGGACATTGCCTGTTCTATGATCCGGGATATTACCTGAATCATTTTTGGGAAATGATACTTCCGGTTAAATTTCTTCCGGGAGGTGGATGGAAATTCACGGGTTATGAAGGACTGGCCAGTCATGGAGGTACCCTCGGGCTGATCATTTCTCTCTGGCTCTATTGCCGCAAAACGAAAATGAATTATATGGATGTGGTAGATATGATTGCCGTAGCCACTCCTATTACGGCATGTTTCATTCGCCTTGCCAATCTGATGAATTCCGAAATCATAGGTAAGGTAACCGATGTATCCTGGGCATTCGTTTTCGAACGGGTAGACATGCAACCACGGCATCCGGCACAACTTTATGAAGCAATCGCCTATTTTATCCTCTTCCTGGTAATGATGTTCCTCTATAAGAACTATAGCAAAAAACTACATCGGGGGTTCTTCTTCGGACTTTGCCTGACAGCTATCTTCACTTTCCGCTTCTTTGTAGAATTCCTGAAAGAAAATCAGGTGGATTTCGAAAATAGCATGGCACTGAACATGGGTCAATGGTTAAGCATCCCGTTCGTAATTATCGGCATTTACTTTATGTTTTTCTACGGAAAGAAAAAGAGTGTAAAATGA
- a CDS encoding chloramphenicol acetyltransferase: protein MKHIIDIKTWERKENYEFFLGFQNPTISITSEVECSGARTRAKAAGESFFLHYLYAVLRAVNEIKEFRFRIDSEGRVVYFDTVDMLTPIKVADNGRFFTVRLPWYPDFKTFYTEAKAIISGIDPDKDPYEAEKTGGSDLLDVVLLSATPDLYFTSLTCTQEHRHGGNYPLMNAGKAVIRGGVLVMPIAMTIHHGFIDGHHLSLFYKKVEEFLK from the coding sequence ATGAAACATATAATTGATATTAAAACCTGGGAAAGAAAAGAAAATTATGAATTTTTCCTTGGTTTCCAGAATCCCACTATCTCCATTACTTCAGAAGTAGAATGTTCGGGTGCTAGAACACGTGCCAAAGCCGCCGGAGAATCCTTCTTCCTGCACTACCTTTATGCCGTGTTGCGTGCTGTCAATGAAATCAAAGAGTTCCGATTCCGCATTGATTCTGAAGGACGGGTAGTTTATTTCGATACAGTGGATATGCTGACTCCCATTAAAGTGGCAGATAACGGACGTTTTTTTACTGTACGACTTCCCTGGTATCCTGATTTTAAGACTTTCTACACAGAAGCCAAAGCCATCATTAGCGGAATAGATCCGGATAAAGATCCTTATGAAGCAGAAAAGACAGGAGGTAGTGATTTACTGGATGTAGTGCTCCTCAGCGCTACTCCCGATTTATATTTCACCTCACTGACTTGTACGCAGGAACATCGTCACGGTGGTAATTACCCGTTAATGAATGCGGGTAAAGCCGTTATAAGAGGTGGTGTATTAGTGATGCCCATCGCTATGACCATTCATCATGGATTTATAGACGGACATCACTTATCCCTGTTTTATAAAAAGGTGGAAGAGTTTCTTAAATAA
- the mutS gene encoding DNA mismatch repair protein MutS: protein MSNDIELTPMMKQFLDLKAKHPDAVMLFRCGDFYETYSTDAIIAAEILGITLTKRANGKGKTVEMAGFPHHALDTYLPKLIRAGKRVAICDQLEDPKTTKKLVKRGITELVTPGVSINDNVLNYKENNFLAAVHFGKSACGIAFLDISTGEFLTAEGPFDYVDKLLNNFAPKEILFERGKRGMFEGNFGSKFFTFELDDWVFTESSSREKLLKHFETKNLKGFGVEHLKNGIIASGAILQYLDMTEHTQVGHITSLARIEEDKYVRLDKFTVRSLELIGSMNDGGSSLLHVIDKTISPMGARLLKRWMVFPLKDEKPINDRLNVVEYFFRKPDFRELIEDELHRIGDLERIISKVAVGRVSPREVVQLKVALQAIEPIKEACQQADNPSLNRIGEQLNLCISIRDRIEKEINNDPPLLINKGGVIKDGVDTELDELRQIAYSGKDYLLKIQQRESELTGIPSLKIAYNSVFGYYIEVRNVHKDKVPQEWIRKQTLVNAERYITQELKEYEEKILGAEDKILVLETRLYTELVQALSEFIPAIQINANQIARIDCLLSFANVAKENNYIRPVIEDNDVLDIRQGRHPVIEKQLPIGEKYIANDVLLDNATQQVIIITGPNMAGKSALLRQTALITLLAQIGSFVPAESAHIGLVDKIFTRVGASDNISVGESTFMVEMNEASDILNNISSRSLVLFDELGRGTSTYDGISIAWAIVEYIHEHPKAKARTLFATHYHELNEMEKSFKRIKNYNVSVKEVDNKVIFLRKLERGGSEHSFGIHVAKMAGMPKSIVKRANEILKQLESDNRQQGISGKPLAEVSENRGGMQLSFFQLDDPILCQIRDEILHLDVNNLTPIEALNKLNDIKKIVRGK, encoded by the coding sequence GTGAGCAATGATATTGAATTAACCCCGATGATGAAACAGTTTCTTGACCTGAAGGCTAAGCATCCGGATGCAGTGATGCTGTTCCGGTGCGGAGACTTCTATGAAACTTATTCTACCGATGCGATTATTGCAGCTGAAATATTAGGAATTACTCTCACAAAACGTGCCAATGGAAAGGGTAAAACCGTTGAGATGGCGGGATTTCCGCATCATGCGTTAGATACATACCTGCCGAAATTGATCCGTGCAGGTAAGCGGGTGGCCATATGTGACCAGCTTGAAGATCCTAAGACAACGAAGAAATTGGTGAAGCGTGGCATTACGGAGTTAGTTACTCCGGGTGTTTCGATCAATGATAATGTCTTAAATTATAAGGAAAATAACTTTCTGGCAGCTGTTCATTTTGGAAAATCGGCTTGTGGTATTGCATTTCTGGATATTTCTACCGGAGAGTTCCTGACGGCTGAAGGACCTTTTGACTATGTAGATAAGCTGCTGAATAATTTTGCTCCGAAAGAGATTCTTTTCGAACGTGGGAAACGCGGAATGTTTGAGGGAAATTTCGGAAGTAAGTTCTTTACTTTTGAACTGGATGATTGGGTATTTACCGAATCCAGTTCCCGGGAGAAGTTGCTGAAGCATTTTGAAACAAAGAATCTGAAAGGATTCGGGGTTGAGCATCTCAAGAATGGTATTATAGCTTCCGGAGCTATCCTGCAATATCTGGATATGACGGAACATACACAGGTAGGACATATCACTTCGCTGGCACGTATCGAGGAAGACAAATATGTGCGTCTTGATAAATTTACAGTGCGCAGCCTGGAGTTGATCGGTAGCATGAACGATGGTGGCAGCAGTTTGCTTCATGTTATTGACAAGACTATCAGTCCTATGGGAGCCCGTCTGTTGAAGCGTTGGATGGTATTTCCTTTAAAAGATGAGAAACCCATTAATGACCGGCTGAATGTAGTAGAATACTTCTTTCGTAAACCGGATTTCAGGGAGTTGATTGAAGACGAACTGCATCGGATCGGAGATTTGGAACGTATCATTTCAAAAGTAGCCGTCGGGCGTGTTTCTCCTCGTGAGGTAGTACAGTTAAAAGTTGCTTTACAAGCAATTGAACCTATTAAAGAGGCTTGTCAACAGGCCGATAATCCGAGTTTGAACCGAATCGGTGAGCAGTTGAATCTTTGTATTTCTATTCGTGACCGGATTGAAAAAGAGATTAATAATGATCCTCCTCTGTTGATAAATAAGGGGGGAGTCATAAAAGATGGTGTAGATACGGAATTGGATGAGCTTCGGCAGATTGCTTATTCTGGCAAAGATTATCTGCTTAAGATACAGCAACGTGAAAGTGAACTGACAGGAATACCTAGTTTGAAGATTGCTTATAACAGTGTTTTCGGATACTATATTGAAGTGCGGAATGTGCATAAAGATAAAGTGCCGCAAGAGTGGATACGTAAGCAGACGTTGGTAAATGCGGAGCGTTATATCACTCAGGAACTGAAAGAATATGAAGAGAAAATTCTGGGTGCCGAAGACAAGATCCTGGTATTGGAGACTCGCCTGTATACAGAACTTGTACAGGCATTGAGTGAATTTATACCTGCCATCCAGATCAATGCTAACCAGATAGCCCGCATTGACTGCCTGCTTTCATTTGCCAATGTAGCCAAAGAGAACAATTATATCCGCCCGGTGATTGAAGATAATGATGTATTGGATATTCGTCAGGGGCGGCATCCGGTAATTGAAAAGCAACTGCCTATCGGAGAAAAATATATAGCTAACGATGTGTTGTTGGATAACGCTACCCAGCAGGTTATCATTATTACCGGTCCGAATATGGCCGGTAAGTCGGCCCTGTTAAGGCAGACTGCATTGATCACCCTGCTTGCCCAGATTGGTTCGTTCGTTCCGGCCGAAAGCGCTCATATCGGATTGGTAGATAAGATTTTTACTCGGGTCGGTGCCAGTGACAATATCTCTGTAGGAGAATCTACTTTTATGGTCGAGATGAATGAAGCGTCTGATATTCTGAATAATATTTCTTCCCGAAGCCTTGTCCTGTTCGATGAATTGGGACGCGGAACTTCTACTTACGACGGAATATCCATAGCTTGGGCTATTGTAGAGTATATCCATGAGCATCCGAAGGCAAAGGCACGTACACTTTTTGCTACTCACTACCATGAACTGAACGAAATGGAGAAATCCTTTAAGCGTATTAAGAATTATAACGTATCGGTTAAGGAGGTGGATAACAAAGTTATTTTCCTCCGGAAACTTGAAAGGGGCGGAAGTGAGCACTCGTTCGGTATCCATGTGGCCAAGATGGCAGGCATGCCTAAAAGTATTGTGAAACGTGCCAATGAAATTCTGAAGCAACTCGAATCTGACAACCGCCAGCAGGGAATTTCGGGTAAGCCGCTGGCAGAAGTCAGTGAGAATCGCGGAGGTATGCAGTTGAGTTTCTTTCAGCTTGATGACCCGATCTTGTGTCAGATCCGGGATGAAATACTTCATCTGGATGTGAATAATCTTACTCCGATTGAGGCATTAAACAAACTGAATGATATCAAAAAGATAGTCAGGGGAAAATAA
- a CDS encoding 6-bladed beta-propeller: MKNKSACFFVLSLFVCSMFTSCNKESTTECQTIDFSTLFDGQPEKIPLKEWAKSIHFVQLETNDSILIGNIRATILHKDKILVHHNNLSLFDLSGKFICNIGSKGGGPTEYSGINNAWTDDEGIHIFDIDNKIKTYNWNGKWIKTEPIPESNIKEVFPLASGNNIKAGYIQNITGNEPHKIYLFKDSTILAKIPYGKSFQKGEMTMVFYNECYPFHADGRTFFKEMFNDTIFSIDNQYQPIPRWYIELGKYKIAEDARYTLTDPRKSVFDNAATLTPIGKWDNKLFFSARANKQNYLFYYDLKEKKSNSIQISYPENSFAIPEEHSFIPKCMSDDGKYLISYEIQENDENPVIILAEK, encoded by the coding sequence ATGAAAAACAAATCCGCCTGTTTCTTTGTACTCTCCCTGTTTGTCTGCTCCATGTTTACTTCATGTAACAAAGAATCTACTACCGAATGTCAGACTATCGACTTCTCTACCCTTTTTGACGGCCAACCGGAAAAGATCCCTTTGAAAGAATGGGCAAAATCCATACACTTTGTCCAATTAGAAACCAATGATTCCATACTGATAGGTAATATCCGCGCAACAATCCTACATAAAGACAAAATACTGGTACATCACAATAATTTATCCCTTTTCGATCTGTCGGGCAAATTTATTTGTAACATAGGTAGCAAAGGAGGAGGTCCCACCGAATATAGCGGCATTAATAATGCTTGGACAGATGATGAAGGCATTCACATTTTCGACATAGACAACAAAATTAAAACATATAACTGGAACGGAAAATGGATAAAGACCGAACCTATCCCGGAAAGCAATATCAAAGAAGTATTTCCCCTTGCATCAGGTAATAATATAAAAGCCGGTTATATACAGAATATTACCGGAAATGAACCTCACAAAATTTACCTATTCAAAGACAGCACCATCCTGGCTAAAATACCCTATGGCAAATCCTTTCAAAAAGGAGAGATGACAATGGTATTCTACAATGAATGCTATCCATTCCATGCAGATGGCCGGACTTTCTTTAAAGAGATGTTCAACGATACCATTTTTTCCATCGATAATCAATATCAACCCATTCCACGTTGGTACATTGAATTAGGAAAATACAAAATAGCAGAAGATGCCCGCTACACATTAACCGATCCCAGAAAAAGTGTCTTTGACAATGCAGCGACTTTAACTCCCATCGGGAAATGGGATAATAAACTTTTCTTTTCTGCAAGGGCCAATAAACAGAATTATCTTTTTTACTATGACCTGAAAGAAAAGAAATCCAATAGCATTCAAATTTCTTACCCGGAAAATTCATTCGCCATACCGGAAGAACATTCATTCATACCTAAGTGTATGTCTGACGACGGAAAATATCTGATTTCGTATGAAATACAAGAGAATGATGAAAATCCGGTGATCATATTAGCGGAAAAATAA